A section of the Sander vitreus isolate 19-12246 chromosome 19, sanVit1, whole genome shotgun sequence genome encodes:
- the LOC144534134 gene encoding uncharacterized protein LOC144534134 isoform X1, translating into MKTIRVLVLLLLASVHVFTPVLSSVQGNLTTAPAKATLPTTTPAATAKPSTSAAAAAAAAATSTAAPAAASATAVAASTTSAPAPPAATASILAPAPAAVSTTLAPAPAAAAASTTAPAATSTTQKVTAAPTAAPKAAATSAAHVSTPALPDATNKTPDRHDDTEKRNTAPHQTIVPIVIQNHPNEKDKGAGRQAGSDEVPPKADKRLWWIVLPALLAGAAAVIMLKFKCKKIHDHTETIDTGTENASFQSRPESTKDGVMLLGVKSSGGEENAAVR; encoded by the exons TTTTATCATCAGTTCAGGGAAATCTGACAACAGCACCAGCAAAAGCAACGTTGCCAACAA CAACACCAGCTGCAACAGCAAAACCAtcaacatcagcagcagcagcagcagcagcagcagcaacctcaacagcagcaccagcagcagcctcagCAACAGCAGTAGCAGCCTCAACAACATCAGCACCAGCACCACCAGCAGCAACAGCGTCAATATTAGcaccagcaccagcagcagTGTCAACAACATTAGcaccagcaccagcagcagcagcagcctcaacAACAGCACCAGCAGCCACATCAACAACCCAAAAGGTCACAGCAGCACCAACAGCAGCACCAAAAGCAGCAGCAACATCAGCAGCCCATGTATCTACCCCTGCTCTTCCTGatgccaccaacaaaactcctGACA GACATGATGacactgaaaaaagaaacacag CACCGCATCAAACCATTGTACCTATAGTGATACAAAATCATCCCAATGAAAAGGATAAAGGTGCTG GTCGTCAGGCTGGCAGTGatgaagtcccccccaaagcAG ACAAAAGGCTGTGGTGGATTGTGTTGCCTGCCCTCCtggctggagctgctgctgtcatTATGCTCAAATTCAAATGCAAGAAGATCCATGATCACACAG AAACCATTGATACTGGAACTGAGAA CGCATCTTTCCAGAGCAGACCCGAAAGCACTAAAGATGGTGTCATGCTCCTCGGAGTGAAGTCATCAGGCGGAGAAGAAAATG CTGctgtgagataa
- the LOC144534134 gene encoding uncharacterized protein LOC144534134 isoform X2 produces the protein MKTIRVLVLLLLASVHVFTPVLSSVQGNLTTAPAKATLPTTTPAATAKPSTSAAAAAAAAATSTAAPAAASATAVAASTTSAPAPPAATASILAPAPAAVSTTLAPAPAAAAASTTAPAATSTTQKVTAAPTAAPKAAATSAAHVSTPALPDATNKTPDRHDDTEKRNTGRQAGSDEVPPKADKRLWWIVLPALLAGAAAVIMLKFKCKKIHDHTETIDTGTENASFQSRPESTKDGVMLLGVKSSGGEENAAVR, from the exons TTTTATCATCAGTTCAGGGAAATCTGACAACAGCACCAGCAAAAGCAACGTTGCCAACAA CAACACCAGCTGCAACAGCAAAACCAtcaacatcagcagcagcagcagcagcagcagcagcaacctcaacagcagcaccagcagcagcctcagCAACAGCAGTAGCAGCCTCAACAACATCAGCACCAGCACCACCAGCAGCAACAGCGTCAATATTAGcaccagcaccagcagcagTGTCAACAACATTAGcaccagcaccagcagcagcagcagcctcaacAACAGCACCAGCAGCCACATCAACAACCCAAAAGGTCACAGCAGCACCAACAGCAGCACCAAAAGCAGCAGCAACATCAGCAGCCCATGTATCTACCCCTGCTCTTCCTGatgccaccaacaaaactcctGACA GACATGATGacactgaaaaaagaaacacag GTCGTCAGGCTGGCAGTGatgaagtcccccccaaagcAG ACAAAAGGCTGTGGTGGATTGTGTTGCCTGCCCTCCtggctggagctgctgctgtcatTATGCTCAAATTCAAATGCAAGAAGATCCATGATCACACAG AAACCATTGATACTGGAACTGAGAA CGCATCTTTCCAGAGCAGACCCGAAAGCACTAAAGATGGTGTCATGCTCCTCGGAGTGAAGTCATCAGGCGGAGAAGAAAATG CTGctgtgagataa